In Tsuneonella amylolytica, one genomic interval encodes:
- the dnaN gene encoding DNA polymerase III subunit beta: MKATIERATLLRCLSHVQSVVERRNTIPILSNVLIDAGDGGTVKVMATDLDLQVVENMAAASVESPGAVTVSAHLLFDIARKLPDGSQVSLETADNRMTVKAGRSRFSLPTLPRDDFPVIVEGDLPTSFEIPAKTLSEIIARTRFAISTEETRYYLNGIFFHVSDEDQPVLKAAATDGHRLARFTIPRPDGAEGMPDVIVPRKAIQELAKLLEEAQDANVQVDLSASKIRFTLGGEGGVVLTSKLIDGTFPDYSRVIPTGNDKLLKLDPRSFYEGVDRVATIATEKTRAVKMGLENDKVTLSVTSPDNGTAAEEVPADYRADGMEIGFNANYLKDILHQIEGDTVELHLADPGAPTLIRQDDKSQALYVLMPMRV; the protein is encoded by the coding sequence ATGAAGGCCACGATCGAACGCGCCACGCTGCTGCGGTGCCTGTCCCACGTGCAGTCGGTGGTTGAGCGCCGCAACACCATTCCGATCCTGTCGAACGTGCTGATCGATGCCGGCGACGGCGGCACGGTGAAGGTGATGGCGACCGACCTCGACCTGCAGGTGGTCGAGAACATGGCCGCCGCCAGCGTGGAGAGCCCGGGCGCGGTGACCGTTTCGGCGCACCTCCTGTTCGACATCGCGCGCAAGCTGCCCGACGGTAGCCAGGTCAGCCTGGAAACCGCCGACAACCGCATGACGGTAAAGGCCGGGCGCAGTCGCTTCTCGCTGCCCACACTGCCGCGCGACGACTTCCCCGTCATCGTGGAAGGCGACCTGCCTACGAGCTTCGAGATTCCGGCCAAGACCCTGTCGGAAATCATAGCGCGCACCCGCTTCGCGATCTCGACCGAGGAAACGCGGTACTACCTCAACGGCATCTTCTTCCACGTTTCGGACGAGGATCAGCCGGTGCTGAAGGCCGCGGCGACCGACGGCCACCGTCTCGCCCGCTTCACCATCCCCCGGCCCGACGGCGCGGAAGGGATGCCCGACGTGATCGTGCCGCGAAAGGCGATCCAGGAACTCGCCAAGCTGCTGGAAGAAGCGCAGGACGCCAACGTCCAGGTCGACCTGTCGGCCAGCAAGATCCGCTTCACGCTGGGCGGCGAGGGCGGGGTGGTGCTGACCAGCAAGCTGATCGACGGCACCTTCCCCGATTACAGCCGGGTGATCCCCACCGGCAACGACAAGCTGCTGAAGCTCGACCCGCGTTCGTTCTACGAAGGCGTAGACCGCGTCGCGACGATCGCCACCGAGAAGACCCGCGCGGTCAAGATGGGCCTGGAAAACGACAAGGTCACGCTGTCGGTCACCAGCCCCGACAACGGCACCGCGGCCGAGGAAGTCCCCGCCGACTACCGCGCCGACGGGATGGAGATCGGCTTCAACGCCAACTACCTCAAGGACATCCTCCACCAGATCGAAGGCGATACGGTGGAGCTCCACCTCGCCGACCCCGGCGCGCCCACGCTGATCCGGCAGGACGACAAGAGCCAGGCGCTCTACGTGCTGATGCCGATGCGGGTGTAA
- a CDS encoding DUF2855 family protein gives MPRIVEVDRTNLGQSRIVERDAAPLAESEVRLRVDSFSVTANNVTYAVAGDAFRYWDFFPASDGYGVVPMWGHATIAQSNHSDLAVGERVYGYLPMGEELVVQLAGVTPAGFSDGAAHRQPMSPFYNQYARLANDPEHDPAREAERMLFGPLFKTGFLIESFMRGEGWFGAQQAVLTSASSKTAMALASVMRAKSPGIRRIGLTSASNAEFVRSGGFFDAVLAYDAIADVPAQPSVSVDFAGNAPVLHTIHTHLRDALRYSCTVGATHVGQGFGGPQRDIPGPNPTLFFAPTHAMEAIKKVGAKAFGQDVAESWRTFVGEAAGALRIDERRGLEAARDAFADTLGGRADPAVGIIVKP, from the coding sequence ATGCCACGTATCGTCGAAGTCGACCGGACCAATCTTGGTCAGTCGCGCATCGTCGAACGCGATGCCGCGCCGCTTGCCGAGAGCGAGGTGCGGCTGCGGGTCGACAGCTTCTCGGTCACCGCGAACAACGTCACGTACGCCGTCGCCGGCGACGCGTTCCGGTACTGGGATTTCTTCCCGGCATCGGACGGCTACGGCGTGGTGCCGATGTGGGGGCACGCGACGATCGCGCAGAGCAACCATTCCGACCTCGCGGTGGGCGAGCGCGTCTACGGTTATCTGCCAATGGGCGAGGAACTGGTGGTGCAACTGGCCGGGGTGACCCCCGCCGGATTTTCCGACGGCGCTGCGCACCGCCAGCCGATGAGCCCGTTCTACAACCAGTACGCGCGGCTGGCGAACGATCCCGAACACGATCCTGCGCGCGAGGCCGAGCGGATGCTGTTCGGGCCGCTGTTCAAGACCGGGTTCCTCATCGAATCGTTCATGCGCGGGGAGGGCTGGTTCGGCGCGCAGCAGGCGGTCCTCACCTCCGCCTCGTCGAAGACCGCGATGGCTCTGGCGAGCGTGATGCGCGCGAAATCGCCGGGCATCCGCCGCATCGGGCTGACATCGGCAAGCAATGCCGAGTTCGTGCGCAGCGGCGGGTTCTTCGATGCGGTGCTGGCCTACGATGCAATCGCCGATGTCCCGGCGCAGCCGTCGGTCTCGGTCGATTTCGCCGGAAACGCCCCTGTCCTCCACACCATCCACACACATCTCCGAGATGCCTTGCGCTATTCCTGCACGGTGGGGGCGACGCACGTGGGGCAGGGCTTCGGCGGACCCCAGCGCGACATTCCGGGCCCGAACCCGACGCTGTTCTTCGCACCGACCCACGCGATGGAAGCGATCAAGAAGGTCGGCGCGAAGGCTTTCGGGCAGGACGTGGCCGAAAGCTGGCGCACCTTCGTCGGCGAAGCGGCGGGTGCCTTGCGGATCGACGAGCGCCGTGGGCTCGAGGCCGCGCGCGACGCCTTCGCCGACACGCTCGGCGGCCGGGCCGATCCCGCCGTCGGGATTATCGTGAAGCCCTAG
- a CDS encoding zinc-dependent alcohol dehydrogenase family protein: MRAIRTGAAPSTLDALTLSDLPDAFAPGPGEISVRVRASSLNFHDYAVVAGMIPAPQGRIPMSDGAGEVTAVGPGVTEFAVGDAVVSTFFPDWSEGPPPASFGGVPGDGIDGFARETVTMPAHAFTRAPAGWSHAEAATLTCAGLTAWRALFVDTQTKPGDTVLVQGTGGVSIFALQFAKAAGARVIATSSSNEKIGRLRAMGADETINYREIEAWGPEALKLTGGRGVDTVVEIGGAGSLDQSMLATRIGGHVAMIGVLTGVSAPVSTALLFSRNLKVQGLTVGSRAMQRDMIAACEANGIRPVISDTFDLADLADAFRHQIGGKHFGKISIAI, translated from the coding sequence ATGAGGGCGATCCGCACCGGCGCCGCCCCCTCCACCCTCGATGCGCTGACCCTGTCCGACCTGCCAGACGCATTCGCGCCCGGTCCCGGCGAGATCAGCGTGCGGGTGCGCGCGAGCAGCCTCAACTTCCACGACTATGCGGTCGTCGCCGGCATGATTCCCGCCCCGCAGGGCCGGATCCCGATGTCCGACGGCGCGGGCGAGGTGACCGCGGTAGGCCCAGGCGTCACCGAATTCGCGGTCGGCGACGCAGTGGTCAGCACGTTCTTCCCCGACTGGAGCGAAGGCCCCCCGCCCGCCAGCTTCGGCGGCGTGCCGGGCGACGGGATCGACGGGTTCGCGCGCGAAACCGTGACGATGCCCGCTCACGCCTTCACCCGGGCGCCCGCGGGATGGAGCCATGCCGAGGCGGCCACCCTCACCTGCGCCGGCCTCACCGCGTGGCGCGCGCTGTTCGTCGACACGCAGACGAAGCCCGGCGATACCGTGCTGGTGCAGGGCACCGGCGGCGTCTCCATATTCGCGCTTCAGTTCGCCAAGGCCGCCGGCGCGCGCGTCATCGCGACCAGTTCCTCGAACGAGAAGATCGGGCGCCTGCGCGCAATGGGCGCGGACGAGACGATCAACTACCGCGAGATCGAGGCCTGGGGGCCGGAAGCGCTCAAGCTGACCGGCGGGCGGGGGGTCGATACCGTGGTCGAAATCGGCGGCGCGGGTTCGCTCGACCAGTCGATGCTGGCGACCCGCATCGGCGGGCACGTGGCGATGATCGGCGTGCTCACGGGCGTATCGGCGCCGGTCAGCACCGCGCTATTGTTCAGCCGCAACTTGAAGGTGCAGGGACTGACGGTGGGCAGCCGCGCAATGCAGCGCGACATGATCGCCGCGTGCGAAGCGAACGGCATCCGCCCCGTCATCAGCGACACCTTCGACCTTGCCGACCTCGCCGATGCGTTCCGCCACCAGATCGGCGGCAAGCACTTCGGCAAGATTTCGATCGCGATCTAG
- a CDS encoding N-acyl-D-amino-acid deacylase family protein, whose product MPTYDLIIRGGTIVDGTGRPGFTGDVAVKDGLIAQVGAVSGNAAEEIDAAGMIVTPGFVDIHTHYDGQATWDQEMAPSSWHGVTTVVMGNCGVGFAPAAPERHEWLISLMEGVEDIPGTALAEGMKWNWETFPEYLDALEELPRTVDVGTHVPHGAVRAYVLGDRERPGAIPTEDDIAKMAAIVEEGVRAGALGFSTSRTVLHRSVDGEVVPGTTATAEELVEIGRAMGRAGHGVFEMASDMMREWNEFGWMGQISRETGLPVTYAALQSIAKELPLEEQIATMRAENDNGANIVAQIALRGNGIVMAWQGTVHPFRLKPSWKEIAELGREEQKAKLFDPGFKAKLLAEEHDFSEVNQDIMGLIMVVCGGWTMQFEMGPDFDYEPQADASIMTRAAAAGVSPEEYAYDLLCRDEGKGFIYLPLLNYADGNLDFLEELQAADDTVNSLSDGGAHCGTICDAASPTFMLQHWVRDRKRGNRIGLEHAVKRQCLDTARLYGLEDRGVIAPGYLADLNVIDMDRLRLGKPWLAFDLPAGGKRLLQKAEGYVATIKNGVVTFREGEWTGETPGGLIRGPQRADMLEAAE is encoded by the coding sequence ATGCCCACATACGACCTGATCATCCGCGGCGGCACAATCGTCGACGGCACCGGACGGCCCGGTTTCACCGGCGACGTCGCAGTGAAGGACGGCCTGATCGCGCAGGTCGGCGCAGTGTCCGGCAACGCCGCGGAGGAAATCGACGCCGCCGGCATGATCGTCACCCCCGGCTTCGTCGACATCCACACCCACTACGACGGGCAGGCGACGTGGGACCAAGAGATGGCCCCGTCGAGCTGGCACGGCGTGACGACCGTGGTGATGGGCAACTGCGGCGTCGGCTTCGCGCCCGCCGCGCCCGAACGGCACGAATGGCTCATCAGCCTGATGGAAGGGGTGGAGGACATTCCCGGCACCGCACTCGCGGAAGGCATGAAATGGAACTGGGAGACTTTCCCCGAATACCTCGACGCGCTGGAGGAACTGCCGCGCACGGTCGATGTCGGCACCCACGTGCCGCACGGCGCGGTGCGCGCCTACGTGCTCGGCGACCGCGAACGCCCCGGCGCGATCCCGACCGAAGACGACATCGCGAAGATGGCCGCCATCGTCGAGGAGGGGGTGCGCGCAGGCGCACTCGGCTTCTCGACCAGCCGCACCGTGCTTCACCGTTCGGTGGACGGCGAGGTGGTGCCCGGCACGACCGCCACCGCGGAAGAACTCGTCGAGATCGGCCGCGCGATGGGCCGCGCCGGGCACGGCGTGTTCGAGATGGCGAGCGACATGATGCGCGAATGGAACGAGTTCGGCTGGATGGGCCAGATCAGCCGCGAGACCGGCCTACCCGTCACTTACGCCGCGTTGCAGTCGATCGCCAAGGAACTTCCGCTGGAAGAACAGATCGCCACGATGCGCGCGGAGAACGACAACGGCGCCAACATCGTTGCCCAGATCGCGCTGCGGGGCAACGGCATCGTGATGGCGTGGCAGGGCACCGTCCACCCCTTCCGCTTGAAACCGAGCTGGAAGGAGATCGCCGAGCTTGGGCGGGAGGAGCAGAAAGCAAAGCTGTTCGACCCTGGCTTCAAGGCGAAGCTGCTGGCCGAAGAGCACGACTTTTCCGAGGTCAACCAGGACATAATGGGCCTCATCATGGTCGTCTGCGGCGGCTGGACCATGCAGTTCGAGATGGGCCCCGACTTCGATTACGAACCGCAGGCCGACGCCAGCATCATGACCCGCGCCGCGGCGGCGGGCGTGAGCCCGGAGGAGTACGCCTACGACCTCCTCTGCCGCGACGAGGGCAAGGGCTTCATCTACCTGCCGCTGCTCAACTACGCCGACGGCAACCTCGATTTCCTCGAGGAACTGCAAGCGGCCGACGACACGGTGAACTCGTTGAGCGACGGCGGCGCGCATTGCGGCACGATCTGCGACGCGGCGAGCCCCACCTTCATGCTCCAGCACTGGGTGCGCGACCGGAAGCGCGGCAACCGCATCGGTTTGGAACACGCGGTCAAGCGCCAGTGCCTCGACACCGCCCGGCTCTACGGCCTCGAAGATCGCGGGGTGATCGCGCCCGGCTATCTCGCCGATCTCAACGTGATCGACATGGACCGGCTCAGGCTCGGCAAGCCGTGGCTGGCGTTCGACCTGCCCGCGGGCGGCAAGCGCCTGCTGCAGAAGGCCGAAGGCTACGTCGCCACGATCAAGAACGGCGTCGTGACCTTCCGCGAGGGCGAATGGACCGGCGAGACTCCCGGCGGCCTCATCCGCGGACCGCAACGGGCCGACATGCTGGAGGCCGCCGAATGA